A region of the Stieleria neptunia genome:
GCAACACGATCTCTTCGGACTCTTCGGTCAGGTCGTCTTCTTTGTACATCTGTTCGAGTTGCCGATACTCTTCGGTGGCACTCTCGAGCGAAAACTGGGAGGACTCGAGCGAGAACTTGGCCTGCTTGATGGCCCGCTCGCGGTCCACCCGTTGGTAGTTGTCGTAGGCCTGTTGCGCCTGATCCCGCGTCCGCCGGGCCTTGGCTTTGTCGAGCGTTTGTTGTTTCAAAAACTGCTCGTGGGCAAACTCGTCGGATTCCAAGTCCAATCGTGCGATCGCGAGGTCCGATTCGGCGCTGCGGATCTTGTCATCGAGAGGTTTGGTTTCGAACCAGACAAGCGTCTGCCCTTCGGTCACGCTTGTCCCGGAGGGAACGATTCGCTCGATCACCAAGTTCGTCAAATGTTCGTTGTCCGCGGTGACTTCGAATTGCCGGATGGCTTCGAACGTGCCATCCAATTTGACCGTCACGTCGGCGGAGTCAGCCGACGATGCGGCTTTGTCCTCCTTTTCCTCTGCATAGCCGGCAGGGACAGACACGGTCAGTAGCAAGACAAACAGGAACATCGGCCGGCACGCGGCGGGCCTCCAGGATCGCGTCATCGTTGTGTGGCTCTTCGTTGCAGAATCGGGAGTTTGGCAATGGGCACCATGATTACTCATCCTCCGGTCCAGGTCCAGCTTTTCTTGGGCACCTCGATCGATCGGTCCGTATTTGCCCGCCATCTGGGGCTGAAGCGGCTATGATGGGAGGTAAATCGAGTCGTCCCCCACTTTGCTGGTCTGACGCCATGGCAAATGCAGAAATCGGAAGTGCTTCCAACAACACTGAACTCGATTCGGGCCTGGTGCCTGCCATCCCGGAACGATTGCTGCAACGGTCCAGCGAGTGTCGCTGGACCGCGACCTTGGACGAGCCACGGTTTCAATGGATCGATTCGGCGACGGTAAATGTTTTCCGCAAATCCGCCGAGGACCTGCTGGCCAACCCCAACGCGCGGCTGGAACTGATCCATCCCGACGACCGAGACGTCGTTGCCGGGATCTGGGGGGACTTGGAGAGAACGGAACACGCCGAATACGACTATCGGCTGGCGGTAACCGAAGGTCCCACGATCTGGATCCGCGAAACGGTCCTCTTGGACCATGACGCATCGCCGGAACCGCTGCTCTGTGGTGCCAGTCACGACGTTTCTGAACAACGGCATCTCAGCCGATCGTTGGGAGACGCCGAGGCGGTCTATCATTCGTTGGTCGAAAGTCTTCCGCTGTGCGTGCTTCGCAAAGACCTTCGCGGCCGATTGCAATACGCCAACGAACTGGCCTGCGAAGTGATGGGCGTGTCGGCGCCGGCCATCGTCGGGAAGACCGATTTCGATCTGTTCCCCGCGGACCTCGCCAAGAAGTACTTGGCCGATGACCGTCAGGTGATCGAAACCGGCAAACTGCACCACAACGTTGAACGCCACCAGGATTCCGGCGGCAATCTCAAGCACGTCGAAGTCTGGAAGGCACCCGTTCACGACGTCAGCGGCGAAGTGGTCGGAATCCAGGTGATGTTTTGGGACATCACCGATCAGAAAAACGCCGAGCACCAAGTCGAGTACGAAAAATTCTTGCTCTCCATCCTGCTCGATACCGTTCCCGATGCCGTTTATTTCAAGGATCGCGACAGCCGCTTCATTCGACTCAGCCGCAGCTGTGCTCACAAGCTGGGCCTGGATGATCCTCGTCAGGCGATCGGGAAATCCGATGCGGACTTCTTCGGCCGCGAACATGCCAGGGAAGCGCTCGCCGATGAACGTCGCATCATGGAAACCGGCGAGACCATTTTGGCCAAGATCGAACGTGAAACCTACACCAACCGCGAGGACACGTGGTGCAGCACCACCAAGGTGCCGCTGAGAGACCTGCACGGTGAGATCGTCGGCACCTTCGGCATCTCACGCGACGTCTCCGAGCAAAAGAAGGCCGAGCAGGAACTCTCACGCGAACGGGACCTGCTGAAAACGATCATCAACAACGTCCCCGATCTGATTTACGTCAAAGACCGGGCTGGCCGTTTCATCACCGCCAACGCCGCACTCGTCCAACTGCTGGGACTGCAATCCGCCGATGATCTGCTCGGCAAAACCGATTACGATTATTCACCACCGGAAATGGCGTGCAACTATGTCACGGACGATCAAAACGTCATGCGGACCGGCGAGCCCTTGCTGGACCGCGAAGAGTCGCATCACGGAGACCAAGGCGAAGAACTCTGGCTGTTGACAACCAAAGTCCCGCTTCGCAGCCCCGAAGGCGATGTCATCGGAGTGGTCGGAATCGGACACGACATCACCGAACGAAAGAAGTTCGAAAAGGAACTCATGCAGGCCAAAGAGGTCGCGGACAAGGCCAATCGGGCCAAAAGCGATTTCCTGGCCAACATGAGCCATGAGATCCGCACGCCGATGAATGCCATCATCGGCATGACCGACCTGGTGCTCGACACGCGTCTGGATGCCACCCAACGCAACTTTCTGTCCATGGTCCAAGAATCGGGCGAAGCGCTGCTCGCGGTCATCAACGACATCCTGGACTTCTCGAAAATCGAAGCCGGCAAACTCGAGATCGAATCGCAAACCTTCGATCTCCGCGAAAGTCTCGGCGATACGATGAAGACGCTGGGGCTGAAGGCTCATGC
Encoded here:
- a CDS encoding PAS domain-containing hybrid sensor histidine kinase/response regulator, which encodes MANAEIGSASNNTELDSGLVPAIPERLLQRSSECRWTATLDEPRFQWIDSATVNVFRKSAEDLLANPNARLELIHPDDRDVVAGIWGDLERTEHAEYDYRLAVTEGPTIWIRETVLLDHDASPEPLLCGASHDVSEQRHLSRSLGDAEAVYHSLVESLPLCVLRKDLRGRLQYANELACEVMGVSAPAIVGKTDFDLFPADLAKKYLADDRQVIETGKLHHNVERHQDSGGNLKHVEVWKAPVHDVSGEVVGIQVMFWDITDQKNAEHQVEYEKFLLSILLDTVPDAVYFKDRDSRFIRLSRSCAHKLGLDDPRQAIGKSDADFFGREHAREALADERRIMETGETILAKIERETYTNREDTWCSTTKVPLRDLHGEIVGTFGISRDVSEQKKAEQELSRERDLLKTIINNVPDLIYVKDRAGRFITANAALVQLLGLQSADDLLGKTDYDYSPPEMACNYVTDDQNVMRTGEPLLDREESHHGDQGEELWLLTTKVPLRSPEGDVIGVVGIGHDITERKKFEKELMQAKEVADKANRAKSDFLANMSHEIRTPMNAIIGMTDLVLDTRLDATQRNFLSMVQESGEALLAVINDILDFSKIEAGKLEIESQTFDLRESLGDTMKTLGLKAHAKGLELAFRVDPAIPRYLCGDAGRLRQIVVNLVGNAIKFTEQGEVFVEVELVTQTDDDLELQLRVRDTGVGIPEDRCNAIFEEFEQADTSVTRRFGGTGLGLAISSRLVGLMGGAIAVESEVGEGSQFTFNIHLRQAPNGTEANATNGLVYVGGSKVLVVDDNMTNRRILQEMLGNWGMVPILADSGESALELMREAEQRNEPCKLVVSDVHMPEMSGYDFIEQVRRDDNLSKTPIIVLTSGGREGEDALRDRLDISERLMKPVKQSELFDAIVRTLGVTAPEDTPDYDFSEPIHESIDHLKVLLTEDNAINQKLAIGVLTRFGHQVTVANNGAEAVEAFQNDHFDVVLMDVQMPVMDGFAATEAIRELEKKSGSHIPIIAMTAHAMKGDREKCLEVGMDEYVAKPIRISVLKEKLIKVLQSPEVDSPRPPSDAAEPEVPETRASESRASESGAIEAEPETSVTEAAPEAKTAPDACGEQSACYDLEPVRTMVAGNDELLRELLAMYLDESEMLLSQIESAILSGDGEAVRRAGHTLSGASRSVGAAETSDLAQELRSVEDGGPFDDAAECVTQLRASVAAVAKVMKAYLATDPC